One Balaenoptera ricei isolate mBalRic1 chromosome 16, mBalRic1.hap2, whole genome shotgun sequence genomic window carries:
- the MARVELD1 gene encoding MARVEL domain-containing protein 1 translates to MLPPPPRQPPPQARAARGAVSLQRAFLRGPLGVLRLLQLLAGAAFWITIATSRYQGPVHFALFVSVLFWLLTLGLYFLTLLGKHELVPVLGSRWLVVNVAHDLLAAALYGAAMGIMISQTQSHSYCNLKDYQMSCAYHAFLAAAVCGGLCLGLYLLSALYGCCRHYQGEQEVA, encoded by the coding sequence ATGCTCCCGCCGCCCCCGCGCCAGCCGCCGCCCCAGGCGCGGGCGGCCCGCGGCGCGGTGAGCCTGCAGCGGGCCTTTCTGCGCGGCCCGCTGGGCGTGCTgcggctgctgcagctgctggccGGCGCCGCCTTCTGGATCACCATCGCCACAAGCAGGTACCAGGGCCCGGTGCACTTCGCGCTCTTCGTGTCCGTGCTCTTCTGGCTGCTGACCCTGGGCCTCTACTTCCTCACGCTGCTGGGCAAGCACGAGCTGGTGCCCGTGCTGGGCTCGCGCTGGCTGGTTGTCAACGTGGCGCACGACCTGCTGGCGGCCGCGCTCTACGGCGCCGCGATGGGCATCATGATCAGCCAGACGCAGAGCCACAGCTACTGCAACCTCAAGGATTACCAGATGTCCTGCGCCTACCACGCCTTCCTGGCGGCCGCCGTCTGCGGCGGCCTCTGCCTCGGCCTCTACCTGCTCTCGGCGCTCTACGGCTGCTGCCGCCACTACCAGGGCGAGCAGGAGGTGGCGTGA